From a region of the Miscanthus floridulus cultivar M001 unplaced genomic scaffold, ASM1932011v1 os_2356_3_4, whole genome shotgun sequence genome:
- the LOC136534866 gene encoding uncharacterized protein gives MTKYTRNKKSSSHQLRSSHHRKPHSSSRFKKVSSKEIPFAAIEKCAWTDATCPVCMEFPHNAVLLLCSSHGNGCRPYICSSNYQHSNCLDQLVESCRKEASEYPDAIELACPLCRGEVKGYTLVEPARKQLNHKRRSCMEDGCSYMGTYRELCKHVQKKHPSANPRAVDPLHAYRWKRLIFRSSLQDMICSTTSEVMRRLFSLMLQFDELVAASREGGDRHGATNDNSLQSASAETTDP, from the coding sequence ATGACCAAGTATACGAGGAACAAAAAAAGTTCATCTCATCAGCTTAGATCATCACATCACAGGAAACCCCACAGTAGTTCTAGATTCAAAAAAGTTTCCAGCAAGGAGATACCATTTGCAGCCATAGAGAAATGTGCGTGGACAGATGCAACTTGTCCAGTATGCATGGAATTCCCACACAACGCTGTTCTTCTACTCTGTTCATCACATGGCAATGGCTGTCGTCCATATATTTGTTCTTCCAACTACCAGCACTCAAATTGTCTTGATCAGCTTGTAGAGTCATGCAGAAAAGAAGCCTCTGAGTACCCAGATGCAATAGAGCTTGCGTGTCCCCTTTGCCGTGGTGAGGTCAAGGGATATACCTTGGTTGAGCCTGCTCGGAAGCAGCTGAATCACAAGAGGAGGAGCTGCATGGAAGATGGCTGTTCATACATGGGCACATACAGAGAGCTCTGCAAGCATGTCCAAAAGAAGCACCCTTCTGCAAACCCACGAGCTGTGGACCCCCTACATGCTTACAGATGGAAGCGGCTTATATTTCGAAGTTCATTGCAAGATATGATTTGTTCAACTACTTCAGAGGTTATGCGAAGGTTATTTTCTCTCATGCTGCAGTTTGATGAGCTTGTGGCTGCTTCGCGAGAGGGTGGTGATCGTCATGGCGCTACCAATGATAATTCACTGCAAAGTGCTAGCGCAGAAACCACTGATCCATAA